The DNA segment TTCAGAAATTTTTTCCAATGCCCGAGCCAAACCTTCCGGATAGCGAGTAAGCAAAGCGCCGCTGACGTCTGCCAAAAATTCCCTCTTTCTTGATATCGCCAGCTTAATTAAACTAGCGGCCAAAGGAGCAAGAATAGCAGCCACAATTCCTAAAACCAAAATAGCTACCCCCTCTTTTTTCCTCCCTCCGCCATGGAAAGATATTCTCAAAAACCAATCTGAAAGCAAGGCGACTATGCCGACTAAAACAACAATAACTGTCTGAAGAAGCATATCTTTATTCCCAATATGAGAAAGTTCGTGGGCGATAACTCCTTCCAGTTCCGCTCTTTCCAATTTCTCCAATAACCCTCTTGTCACAACCACAACCGCATGATTGCTGTCACGTCCGGTGGCAAAAGCGTTCGGCTGGGCTTCTTCAATTATATAAATTTTGGGAAGAGGCAAGCCGGCTGTAATGCAAAGATTTTCAACTAATCTATAGAGTTCCTTATCGTCCCTTTCTTCAATTAATTTAGCGTTAAGCATTGAAAGAACGAGCTTGTCTGAAAACCAATAACTGAAAAAACTTGTTGCTAAACTGAAAATAACGGCCACAACAAGAAGGGAGGGACTATTCTGCGTATAACTAAAAAGCCAGCCGATAGCAATTATGAAAACCAAAAATCCGGTCACCAACAACCATGTTTTCCGAATATTACTATCGGCTTGCGTGTATAAAGTTGCCATTAAAAATTTAAAAATGAAATTTAGAATTTAACGCTGGGCGCTTCTCTTTGTTCTGTCTCGTTCAATTCAAAGAATTCCATCTGTTTGAAATTAAATGAAGAAGCTATCACATTGGAAAGAAATGTCTCAATTTTAGTATTGAGATCCCTAACGTTGCCGTTGTAAAATCTTCTGGCGGCCTGAATCTTGTCTTCGGTGTCGCGAAGATCTCTTTGAAGCTCCAAAAAGTTTGTAGACGCTTTCAAGTCAGGGTAATTTTCTGACACGGCGAAGAGAGATTTCAATGCCCCTGTGAGCATATTTTCCGCTTCCGCTTTTGCCTTCGGGTCGCCTGCTTGCATAGCATTTGCCCTCGCTTCGGTTACCTTCTCAAAAACTCCTTTTTCATGGGCGGCATAACCCTTTACCGTCTCAATCAAATTAGGAATTAAATCGTATCTCCTTTTTAATTGGACGTCTATATCTGCCCAGGCTTCTTGAGTTCTATTTCTCAACGTAACTAAACCATTGTAAATTGAAACTACTAAAACGACGAGAACCACTAAAAGAAGAATTGACGCAACAAATAAACTGATCATATTTTTATATTTAGTCCAAAGGACTATCAGCCTCTGGCTGAAATTTTTTAATTTCGACCTACATTCCCATACTTCCCATACCGCCCATACCACCGGGCATCCCCTCGTTTTTCTTTTCCTCCGGCTTTTCCGCCACTACGCATTCTGTTGTCAAAAGCATAGCTGCGGCTGAAGTGGCATTCTCTAAGGAAGATCTGACGACTTTAACAGGGTCGACGATACCTGATTTCATCAAATCTTCGTAAACCATTTTTTCCGTATTAAAGCCGAAATTTACTTCTCCGGCCACTATTCTCTTTTTAACTTCTTCTGCCACGACAGAACCGTCTATTCCGGCGTTTTGAGCCATCTGCCTGATAGGCTCCTCAAGTGTTCTTTTGAGAATCTTTAAGCCGATTTTCTCATCTCCCTTAACGTCCACTTTATCCAAAGCGGAAATACATCTCAAAAGAGCTGTCCCTCCTCCGGGAACAATCCCCTCTTCAGCCGCCGCTTTGGTGGCAGATAAAGCATCTTCCAACTTGTGCTGTCTGGCTCTCTGCTCAACTTCTGTCGCGGCCCCCACTTTAATAACCGCCACCCCTCCGGAAAGTTTTGCCAACCGTTCCTGCATTTTTTCCTTATCAAAATCAGAATCAGTTTTAAGCATTTGCTTTTTGAGCTGACTGACTCTGGCGCTTATGACATCTTTTTTTCCTTTACCTTCAACAATAGTCGTGTTTTCCTTTGAGGAGACTACTCTTCTGGCTGAACCGAGCTGATTCAATTCAATTGTTTCCAATTTTAGTCCCGCTTCTTCGGAAATAACCTGTCCGCCGGTAACAATAGCTATGTCTTGAAGCATATCTTTCTTACGGTCGCCGAAACCGGGCGCTTTTATAGCCAAGGTGTTAAATATTCCTCTTATTTTGTTAACTACCAAAGTGGCCAAAGCCTCGCCCTCAACATCTTCAGCGATAATAACCAATTCTTTTGAGCCTGTTTTAGCTACCTTTTCCAAAATAGGCAATATTTCCTGCAAAGAAGAAACCTTTTTATCGGTAATTAAAATTTTAACATCATCATAAATCGCCTCCATTTTTTCAACATCAGTAATCATGTAAGGAGAGATATAGCCATTATCAAATTGAAGGCCTTCAACTGTTTCCTTACTTAAACCAAAAGTTTTTGATTCTTCAATGGTGATGACGCCGTCTTTTCCAACCTCTCCCATCACTTCAGCGATTAAGTTCCCCATTTCCGTATCCTCGGCTGAAATTGAAGCTACCTGGGCCAGTTCTTTTGTCCCGGAAACCGGTTTGGCAATTTGCTTTAAATTACTGACAACCGCTTCAACTCCCTTTTGAATTCCTCTTTTTAGAGAAAGAGGATTGGAACCGGCGGTAACATTTCTTAATCCCTCGGAAATCATAGCTTGAGCCAAAAGAACAGCTGTGGTTGTTCCGTCGCCGGCCATACTATTGGCTTTTTCCGCCACTTCCTTAACGATCTCCGCTCCCAAATTTTCAACCCTGTCTTCAAGCTCAATTTCTTTAGCAATAGTTACCCCGTCATTAGTGATGGTTGGAGAACCAAATCCCCTGTCCAAAACAACATTCCTGCCTTTTGAACCAAGGGTAACTTTTACAGCGTTGGCAAGCTTATCAACGCCGATTTTCATTTTTCTTCTTGCGTCTTCGTCAAATAAAATTTGTTTAGAACTCATATTTTTGTAATTTGTAATTTGGTATTTGGAATTTCCATTCTTAAGTTTACTTAAGAATGGCAAGAATATCTTCTTCTTTGG comes from the Candidatus Nealsonbacteria bacterium CG07_land_8_20_14_0_80_39_13 genome and includes:
- a CDS encoding zinc metalloprotease HtpX, which gives rise to MATLYTQADSNIRKTWLLVTGFLVFIIAIGWLFSYTQNSPSLLVVAVIFSLATSFFSYWFSDKLVLSMLNAKLIEERDDKELYRLVENLCITAGLPLPKIYIIEEAQPNAFATGRDSNHAVVVVTRGLLEKLERAELEGVIAHELSHIGNKDMLLQTVIVVLVGIVALLSDWFLRISFHGGGRKKEGVAILVLGIVAAILAPLAASLIKLAISRKREFLADVSGALLTRYPEGLARALEKISEDPNPMKAANDSTAHLFIASPFKGEQKTSWSAKLFMTHPPIEERIAALRGLKI
- the groL gene encoding chaperonin GroEL → MSSKQILFDEDARRKMKIGVDKLANAVKVTLGSKGRNVVLDRGFGSPTITNDGVTIAKEIELEDRVENLGAEIVKEVAEKANSMAGDGTTTAVLLAQAMISEGLRNVTAGSNPLSLKRGIQKGVEAVVSNLKQIAKPVSGTKELAQVASISAEDTEMGNLIAEVMGEVGKDGVITIEESKTFGLSKETVEGLQFDNGYISPYMITDVEKMEAIYDDVKILITDKKVSSLQEILPILEKVAKTGSKELVIIAEDVEGEALATLVVNKIRGIFNTLAIKAPGFGDRKKDMLQDIAIVTGGQVISEEAGLKLETIELNQLGSARRVVSSKENTTIVEGKGKKDVISARVSQLKKQMLKTDSDFDKEKMQERLAKLSGGVAVIKVGAATEVEQRARQHKLEDALSATKAAAEEGIVPGGGTALLRCISALDKVDVKGDEKIGLKILKRTLEEPIRQMAQNAGIDGSVVAEEVKKRIVAGEVNFGFNTEKMVYEDLMKSGIVDPVKVVRSSLENATSAAAMLLTTECVVAEKPEEKKNEGMPGGMGGMGSMGM